One part of the Bacteroidota bacterium genome encodes these proteins:
- a CDS encoding GH92 family glycosyl hydrolase yields MVSMCSDLMIGCQRLSKDVVRVSIFIAFFVAGASAQTLTTYVDPFIGSEGEGHVFVGPSCPFGMVKPGPDCDLNANSGYVSDTLRPIFGFSQVHVSGTGGGPKYGNISVMPFNGDLDSLSQESPRTEETAHAGYYGVRLKRWNINVDLTASHSVAFHRYTFHAKSRHGIKIDGGFFLGEKPIPDSREAQQFVGSEIQILNDSTIAGYSRIRGGWNNGKAYTVYFQAVFDHPCTGYGTWKGKEICPRVKTQFDSGEKTGAFFYFDGAENEVIQMKIGVSFVSALKAAHSITEEAPRWNFDALLERTDSTWERLLRRIEIEASSDQKKMFYTALYHTMLMPVDRSGENPLWVSSEPYYDDFYAIWDIYRSSLPLITLIDPGRETDIVNALLNIYKHDGYMPDARSGNCNGRTQGGSNADVVIADAYVKGLKGIDYSLGLKALLKDATIPPGDNEEKEGRGGLADYNTIGYVSNRYARAGNRTVEYAYDDFCISEVAKGLGRMKEYQQYLKQSGNWQNLWRDVDDHGAHGFIMPKDVSGHWVDSIECDGQSGTYVRYTPLAQEWPKCVCWWCGFFYEGNSWEYSLFVPQDVQGLIVKTGGTDAFRSRLDTFFDNGYYNVSNEPDFLTPCLYHWVGRPDVSSQRIRSIIDTCYNSSRSGIPGNDDSGAMSSWLAFHMMGLYPNAGQPYYLITAPFFPRVALHEEEGGTFTIIARNLSEKNLFIQSATLNGRPFNQAWIGHREILEGGTLTLEMGARRSHWGETISPPNPE; encoded by the coding sequence ATGGTTAGCATGTGTTCGGACCTCATGATAGGCTGTCAGCGGCTGAGCAAAGATGTTGTTCGGGTCTCTATTTTCATTGCCTTCTTTGTCGCAGGCGCATCGGCACAGACGCTCACCACGTATGTTGATCCTTTCATTGGCTCCGAGGGAGAGGGACATGTTTTTGTCGGACCGTCGTGTCCGTTCGGTATGGTGAAGCCGGGGCCTGACTGCGACCTCAATGCTAACAGCGGGTATGTCTCCGACACGTTACGGCCCATTTTTGGGTTCAGCCAGGTGCATGTCAGCGGAACCGGAGGAGGACCGAAATACGGCAATATTTCAGTGATGCCTTTCAACGGAGACCTCGATTCGCTGTCCCAGGAATCTCCTCGAACAGAAGAAACGGCGCATGCCGGATACTACGGCGTCAGACTCAAAAGATGGAACATCAATGTCGACCTGACGGCATCTCATAGTGTAGCCTTCCATCGTTATACATTTCACGCAAAAAGCCGGCATGGAATTAAAATTGATGGCGGCTTTTTCCTTGGCGAAAAACCGATTCCTGATTCGCGGGAAGCCCAGCAATTTGTCGGGTCGGAAATTCAAATTCTGAATGACTCTACTATCGCAGGCTACAGCAGAATACGAGGGGGCTGGAACAACGGAAAAGCCTATACTGTCTATTTTCAGGCAGTCTTTGACCATCCCTGCACAGGATACGGAACTTGGAAAGGCAAGGAGATTTGTCCGCGGGTGAAAACGCAATTCGATTCGGGGGAAAAGACGGGCGCTTTCTTTTATTTTGACGGCGCGGAGAACGAGGTCATTCAAATGAAGATCGGCGTATCTTTTGTAAGCGCCTTGAAGGCCGCGCATTCGATAACAGAGGAAGCGCCGCGCTGGAATTTCGATGCATTGTTGGAGCGGACCGACAGTACATGGGAACGGCTGTTGCGGAGGATCGAAATAGAAGCCTCATCAGATCAGAAGAAAATGTTTTATACTGCCCTGTACCACACGATGCTGATGCCTGTCGATCGATCGGGGGAGAATCCCCTCTGGGTCTCCTCTGAACCTTACTACGACGATTTCTACGCGATCTGGGATATCTATCGATCTTCTCTTCCTCTGATTACGCTGATCGACCCCGGCCGGGAAACCGACATTGTCAACGCCCTTCTCAATATTTACAAACATGACGGGTACATGCCCGACGCAAGGAGCGGCAACTGCAACGGCAGAACTCAGGGAGGTTCGAACGCTGACGTTGTGATCGCAGACGCATACGTGAAAGGCCTCAAGGGAATCGATTATAGCCTTGGATTGAAGGCGTTGTTAAAAGACGCAACGATCCCCCCGGGGGACAACGAGGAAAAAGAGGGACGCGGCGGATTGGCGGACTATAACACCATTGGCTACGTGTCGAACCGGTACGCTCGAGCAGGCAATAGAACTGTCGAATACGCCTATGACGATTTCTGCATTTCTGAAGTTGCCAAAGGATTGGGCAGAATGAAGGAGTATCAGCAATATCTCAAACAGTCCGGCAATTGGCAGAACCTGTGGAGAGATGTTGACGACCACGGGGCGCATGGCTTCATCATGCCAAAAGACGTCTCCGGACATTGGGTCGACAGCATTGAATGCGATGGACAGAGCGGCACCTATGTCCGGTATACACCTTTGGCTCAGGAGTGGCCGAAATGCGTCTGCTGGTGGTGCGGTTTTTTTTATGAAGGCAATTCGTGGGAGTATTCTCTTTTTGTTCCGCAGGACGTACAGGGGCTCATCGTCAAGACAGGGGGGACAGATGCATTTCGATCGCGATTGGATACATTCTTCGATAACGGGTATTACAACGTGAGCAACGAGCCCGATTTCCTCACACCGTGCCTCTATCATTGGGTAGGAAGACCTGACGTCAGCAGCCAGCGTATCAGGTCCATTATCGACACGTGCTATAACAGCTCTCGAAGCGGGATCCCGGGCAATGACGATTCGGGGGCAATGTCGTCCTGGCTCGCGTTTCACATGATGGGATTGTATCCAAATGCCGGACAACCGTACTACCTGATCACAGCCCCTTTTTTTCCGAGAGTGGCCTTGCACGAAGAAGAGGGGGGAACGTTCACGATCATAGCTCGGAATCTCTCTGAGAAAAATTTATTCATCCAATCGGCGACCTTGAATGGCAGGCCATTCAATCAAGCGTGGATCGGTCATCGGGAGATCCTGGAAGGGGGAACATTGACCCTCGAGATGGGGGCACGGCGGTCACACTGGGGAGAAACAATATCCCCTCCCAATCCGGAATGA
- the iolG gene encoding inositol 2-dehydrogenase, producing the protein MKKIQIGVLGIGRIGKVHAETIARSIPEAEIAAIADVNIEAARSFAERLSIKSVFGDSRRVIDNPDVDAVLICSPTDTHARYIVEAAKAGKHIFCEKPIDLDLAAIERTLDVVEKCGIKLMVGFNRRFDPNFKKIKQMVLDGKIGEPHILKITSRDPAPPPLEYIAVSGGMFLDMTIHDFDMARFIVGSEVDEVFAVADVKVDEAIGRAGDVDTAVITLRFKNGTLGVIDNSRRAVYGYDQRVEIFGSEGMVKVDNNAPDNHDYYSRDGVHSSLPLNFFMDRYTEAYANEIKEFCRCVAQDQPVSVGGMDGLLSVAIGMAAKKSLAAKRPVKVSEVYRDSK; encoded by the coding sequence ATGAAGAAAATTCAAATAGGCGTACTTGGCATCGGGCGCATCGGAAAAGTTCACGCCGAAACCATCGCCCGAAGCATTCCCGAAGCAGAAATTGCGGCGATCGCAGACGTCAACATTGAGGCGGCACGGTCGTTCGCTGAACGTCTGTCGATCAAGTCAGTGTTCGGCGATTCCCGGCGCGTGATCGACAACCCCGACGTCGACGCGGTATTGATCTGCAGTCCTACCGACACCCATGCTCGGTATATCGTCGAAGCGGCGAAAGCGGGGAAGCACATCTTCTGCGAAAAGCCGATCGATCTTGACCTGGCGGCCATCGAAAGGACGTTGGACGTGGTGGAGAAGTGCGGCATCAAACTTATGGTCGGATTCAACAGACGATTCGACCCGAATTTCAAGAAGATCAAGCAGATGGTCCTCGACGGGAAGATCGGTGAACCGCATATCCTGAAGATCACTTCGAGAGACCCCGCTCCCCCTCCGCTGGAATATATTGCTGTATCGGGGGGAATGTTTCTCGATATGACGATTCACGATTTCGACATGGCCCGTTTCATTGTCGGCAGCGAAGTCGACGAAGTGTTTGCAGTGGCGGATGTTAAAGTCGATGAGGCGATAGGGCGGGCCGGAGATGTGGATACCGCAGTGATCACGCTGAGGTTCAAGAACGGAACTCTCGGCGTCATTGACAACAGCCGGCGTGCTGTGTATGGCTATGATCAGCGGGTTGAAATTTTCGGCTCGGAAGGCATGGTCAAGGTGGATAATAATGCTCCCGATAACCACGATTATTACAGCAGAGACGGAGTTCATTCTTCCCTTCCTCTGAATTTTTTCATGGACCGGTACACCGAGGCCTACGCGAACGAGATCAAGGAATTCTGCCGATGCGTCGCGCAGGATCAGCCGGTGAGCGTAGGGGGAATGGACGGGTTACTCTCGGTCGCGATCGGCATGGCGGCAAAGAAATCGCTTGCCGCCAAAAGGCCGGTGAAGGTCTCCGAGGTATACCGAGACTCGAAGTGA
- a CDS encoding sugar phosphate isomerase/epimerase yields the protein MAMISIANAPCSWGVLEFELEGKAPAYDQVLDEIKETGYDGSELGDWGFMPSQPARLRSELEKRGLKMVGAFVPVLLKDEKKHKAGVETAVRTASLMKDAGYRDAFIVLADENGTIPVRTKNAGRITRELALTEKEWKIFCDGAERVARQVKKETGLRTVFHHHCGGYIETPDEVEILMNSTDPDLLGLVLDAGHYKFGGGDPILALKKYGRRIWHVHFKDCDDRIAALARQNTLDYFESVRHGVFCELGKGSVDFPAIVQQLQRTMYEGWIVVEQDVLPGMGNPKVCARRNREYIKSLGL from the coding sequence ATGGCAATGATCAGCATAGCGAACGCACCTTGCTCGTGGGGTGTGCTTGAATTTGAACTTGAAGGAAAAGCGCCTGCCTACGACCAGGTGCTCGATGAAATAAAGGAAACAGGATACGACGGGTCAGAACTCGGCGACTGGGGTTTTATGCCGTCACAACCTGCGCGGCTGCGGTCCGAGCTTGAGAAGCGGGGATTGAAGATGGTCGGCGCTTTTGTCCCCGTGTTATTGAAGGACGAAAAGAAGCACAAAGCGGGGGTCGAGACCGCAGTGCGAACGGCATCGTTAATGAAGGACGCCGGGTATCGCGATGCGTTCATCGTTCTGGCCGACGAGAACGGAACGATACCCGTGCGCACGAAGAATGCGGGGCGCATCACCCGCGAATTAGCTCTGACGGAAAAGGAGTGGAAAATTTTCTGCGATGGCGCTGAGCGCGTTGCCCGGCAAGTGAAAAAAGAAACGGGATTGCGGACCGTCTTCCATCATCATTGCGGCGGGTATATTGAGACGCCCGATGAGGTGGAGATCCTGATGAACTCTACCGATCCCGATCTGCTCGGATTGGTACTCGATGCCGGGCATTACAAATTTGGCGGAGGAGACCCAATTCTGGCCTTAAAAAAATACGGCCGCCGTATCTGGCACGTTCACTTCAAAGACTGCGACGATCGAATCGCCGCCCTGGCTCGGCAGAATACATTGGACTATTTTGAATCGGTCAGGCATGGAGTATTTTGCGAGCTTGGAAAGGGATCCGTCGATTTTCCTGCGATCGTTCAGCAACTGCAGCGGACGATGTATGAAGGCTGGATCGTGGTCGAACAAGATGTCCTGCCCGGCATGGGCAACCCCAAAGTATGCGCGCGGCGTAACCGTGAGTATATCAAATCACTCGGACTATAA
- a CDS encoding CoA-acylating methylmalonate-semialdehyde dehydrogenase, whose amino-acid sequence MKTLKNYIDGKWIDSTSSDRIAVEDPGTGEMIWQVPRGNEEDVELAARAAARAFNPWRNVPAEKRIQYLFGMKAVLERNADEIATICTRECGKTFAESKAEIVRAVENVEVACGIPLLMQGEFSENISTGIDEFVIRQPLGVAACITPFNFPVMIPFWFFPYAIACGNTYIVKPSEKVAGTMSRIFEILEEVGLPKGVLNLVHGAKETVDAILHHDEIKAVSFVGSTTIARYVYAKGTENGKRVQAQGGAKNPLVVMGDADPKTTTGIIADSVYGCAGQRCLAASTVILVGDAVEKFKDQLVEAARSKATWYGLDKKAQMGAIITSESKNRIESIIEEAKNKGAHVLVDGRNTSIAGFEKGHYIQPTIIEEAPPDSAAAMTEIFGPVMNLKYVETLEDAIDFINQGRYGNAACIFTTSGSAARKFRSDVLAGNVGINIGVPAPMAFFPFSGWKESFFGDLHGQSRHAVEFFTQTKVVIERWHEEWSRKF is encoded by the coding sequence ATGAAGACTCTCAAGAACTACATTGACGGGAAGTGGATCGACAGCACGTCGAGCGATCGCATTGCCGTAGAAGACCCCGGCACCGGAGAGATGATCTGGCAGGTCCCGCGCGGCAACGAAGAAGATGTCGAACTCGCAGCAAGAGCGGCCGCACGCGCATTCAATCCCTGGAGAAATGTACCGGCAGAAAAGAGGATTCAATACCTCTTCGGAATGAAGGCGGTGTTGGAGCGAAACGCCGATGAGATCGCGACGATCTGCACGAGAGAATGCGGCAAAACCTTCGCCGAATCAAAAGCTGAAATTGTAAGGGCGGTCGAAAACGTCGAGGTGGCATGCGGGATACCTCTGTTGATGCAGGGGGAATTCTCGGAAAACATTTCAACCGGCATCGACGAATTTGTGATCCGCCAGCCTTTGGGAGTTGCAGCCTGCATTACTCCGTTCAATTTCCCCGTGATGATCCCTTTTTGGTTCTTTCCGTACGCGATCGCATGCGGCAACACGTACATCGTGAAACCTTCGGAAAAAGTGGCGGGAACGATGTCGCGTATTTTTGAGATCCTTGAAGAGGTGGGGCTGCCTAAAGGCGTACTGAACCTGGTGCACGGCGCGAAGGAGACCGTCGACGCTATCTTGCATCATGACGAGATCAAGGCCGTCAGTTTTGTTGGGTCCACAACCATAGCACGATATGTGTACGCAAAAGGAACCGAGAATGGCAAGAGAGTACAGGCGCAGGGAGGGGCGAAAAACCCCTTGGTTGTCATGGGTGATGCGGACCCTAAAACCACCACTGGGATTATTGCGGACAGCGTTTATGGCTGCGCCGGGCAGCGATGCCTGGCAGCTTCAACGGTCATCCTTGTGGGAGATGCCGTGGAAAAGTTCAAGGATCAGCTTGTTGAGGCAGCCAGGTCCAAGGCGACGTGGTATGGACTCGACAAGAAAGCACAGATGGGGGCGATCATCACCTCGGAGAGCAAGAACAGGATTGAATCGATCATAGAAGAGGCAAAGAACAAAGGGGCTCACGTTTTGGTGGATGGAAGGAATACCTCGATCGCCGGTTTCGAGAAGGGGCACTATATCCAGCCGACCATCATTGAAGAGGCCCCTCCGGACTCCGCTGCGGCCATGACTGAAATTTTCGGCCCTGTGATGAACTTGAAATATGTGGAGACTCTCGAGGATGCCATTGACTTCATCAACCAAGGGAGGTATGGAAACGCTGCCTGCATCTTCACAACAAGCGGATCGGCGGCCCGCAAGTTCAGGAGTGACGTGTTGGCCGGAAATGTCGGAATCAACATTGGAGTTCCGGCCCCGATGGCGTTCTTCCCCTTCAGCGGCTGGAAGGAGTCGTTCTTTGGCGATCTTCATGGGCAATCGAGGCACGCGGTAGAATTTTTCACTCAGACAAAAGTAGTTATTGAACGCTGGCATGAAGAATGGTCTAGAAAATTTTAA
- the iolD gene encoding 3D-(3,5/4)-trihydroxycyclohexane-1,2-dione acylhydrolase (decyclizing) translates to METIRLTAAQAAIRFLKHQYVERDGVENQFFAGCFGIFGHGNVAGIGQALQQNKDFRYYQTRNEQSMVHTAAAYAKMKNRLSTFVCTSSIGPGATNMITGAAAATINRLPVLLIPGDIFAARNVSPVLQQLESSGMQDISVNDCFKPVAKYWDRLSRPEQLITSLPEAMRVLVSPADTGTVVLAIPQDVQAEAFDFPLQLFRKRVWTIPRIRPDREMIRRGVELIRNSKKPMIIAGGGTIYSGAENLLRKFIKETGMPAAETFAGKGALPYNLPENVGAIGVTGTLGAVAMSREADLVIGIGTRYTDFTTASKTAFQNPEVRFININVAEFDAYKHSALPMVGDARVCLEEIIDLLGNYKVNEQWHQKAAAFNSSWDERVSAYYREKGEMPVTQSEVVGAVNDFSGPRDVVLCAAGSLPGDLHKLWRTKDSKSFHLEYGYSTMGYEIAAGLGAKMACPDREIYVMVGDGNYLMNNHEIITSVQEGIKITIILLNNNGFKSIGSLSESVGSQRFGTEYRMRNRTTGELDGMQLPVDFAANARSLGAQVIEADTIASLRKGLERAKQSDRTTVICINTDLKKGIDGYAWWDVAVAEVSEMDSVKEARRIYAENKKTQNYYL, encoded by the coding sequence ATGGAAACGATCCGATTGACAGCCGCGCAGGCGGCGATCAGATTTCTTAAACACCAATACGTTGAACGCGACGGCGTCGAAAATCAATTTTTCGCCGGATGTTTCGGGATTTTCGGCCACGGGAATGTCGCCGGGATTGGGCAAGCGCTTCAGCAGAACAAGGATTTTAGATACTACCAAACCCGCAATGAGCAGTCGATGGTACACACCGCTGCCGCATATGCAAAAATGAAAAATCGATTGAGCACCTTCGTCTGCACCTCCTCAATCGGCCCTGGTGCCACGAACATGATCACCGGCGCCGCCGCCGCGACGATCAACAGACTGCCGGTGCTCCTTATCCCGGGGGACATTTTTGCTGCGCGAAACGTGTCGCCGGTTCTTCAGCAGCTCGAAAGCTCCGGAATGCAGGATATTTCAGTCAACGATTGCTTCAAGCCTGTCGCAAAATATTGGGATCGGCTCTCTCGGCCTGAACAACTGATTACCTCGCTCCCCGAAGCAATGAGAGTTCTTGTCTCACCGGCTGATACGGGGACCGTGGTTCTCGCGATCCCGCAGGATGTTCAGGCGGAAGCATTCGATTTTCCTCTCCAGCTCTTCCGCAAGCGTGTGTGGACGATCCCGCGAATTCGCCCCGACCGCGAAATGATAAGAAGAGGAGTTGAGCTCATCAGAAATTCAAAGAAGCCTATGATCATTGCCGGCGGCGGAACGATCTACAGCGGCGCTGAAAACCTCCTCAGAAAGTTCATCAAGGAAACCGGCATGCCGGCCGCAGAAACGTTCGCGGGGAAAGGCGCACTCCCGTACAATTTGCCTGAAAATGTCGGAGCGATCGGCGTCACCGGAACGCTGGGGGCGGTTGCAATGTCAAGAGAAGCAGACCTTGTGATCGGCATCGGCACTCGCTATACCGATTTTACGACGGCTTCTAAGACCGCTTTTCAGAATCCTGAGGTGAGATTCATCAATATCAATGTTGCCGAGTTTGACGCGTATAAGCATTCGGCGCTGCCAATGGTCGGGGACGCGCGAGTTTGTCTCGAAGAAATTATAGATTTGCTCGGAAATTACAAGGTCAATGAACAATGGCATCAGAAAGCAGCCGCCTTCAACTCGTCGTGGGATGAAAGAGTCAGCGCTTATTATAGAGAGAAGGGGGAGATGCCGGTCACTCAATCTGAAGTCGTGGGGGCGGTCAACGACTTCTCCGGTCCCAGGGATGTCGTCCTCTGCGCTGCAGGGAGTTTGCCGGGTGACCTGCACAAGCTCTGGCGGACGAAGGACAGTAAATCGTTCCATTTGGAATACGGTTACTCGACAATGGGATACGAAATAGCTGCGGGTCTTGGAGCGAAAATGGCTTGCCCGGACAGAGAAATCTACGTCATGGTTGGCGACGGCAACTACCTGATGAACAACCATGAAATAATTACTTCCGTCCAGGAAGGTATCAAAATCACGATCATCCTGCTGAATAATAACGGTTTCAAAAGCATCGGCTCGCTTTCGGAATCGGTCGGCAGCCAACGGTTCGGAACGGAATACAGAATGCGGAACCGGACGACGGGCGAATTGGACGGCATGCAGCTGCCGGTCGACTTCGCGGCGAATGCACGGAGTCTCGGGGCACAGGTCATCGAAGCAGATACGATCGCCTCCCTTCGGAAAGGCCTCGAACGCGCGAAGCAATCCGATCGCACAACGGTCATTTGCATCAATACCGATTTGAAAAAAGGAATAGACGGTTATGCCTGGTGGGATGTCGCGGTTGCAGAAGTGTCGGAAATGGACTCTGTCAAGGAGGCGCGCCGGATATATGCGGAGAACAAGAAAACGCAGAACTACTACCTTTGA
- the iolC gene encoding 5-dehydro-2-deoxygluconokinase: MKKYDVITYGRSSIDLYSNNIGSPFEEIKEFGAFVGGSPLNIAVGAKRLGLHSALLTAVGDDMVGKFVLNFLRTEGVETAFIPVKKNARTSAVILGIQPPDNFPLVYYRDNCADSKLNIDDVVRADIAGARLLEVSATALNVEPSRSAAFFAAEQALENEVPVLIDLDFRADQWHDPRAYGVTARAFLNYCRLAIGTEEEILATMVKDPSQIKITNQQISAPEITGSIDEAIKAILKSSVEALVIKRGAKGSSVFLKDGSVIDVPGFRVDVVNILGAGDAFAAGFMYGFLHGWDWYRCCRLGNACGAILVTKHGCANFNPTFQEATDFIESNGGF; encoded by the coding sequence ATGAAAAAATATGATGTGATAACGTACGGCCGCTCCTCGATCGACCTGTACAGCAACAACATCGGAAGTCCGTTTGAAGAGATCAAAGAGTTTGGAGCATTTGTCGGCGGATCGCCGCTGAATATTGCCGTCGGCGCGAAACGGCTTGGATTACATTCAGCCCTGCTCACCGCTGTGGGGGATGACATGGTGGGAAAATTCGTACTGAATTTTCTTCGCACCGAAGGGGTCGAAACAGCGTTCATACCGGTCAAGAAAAATGCCCGGACAAGCGCCGTCATCCTGGGAATTCAGCCTCCGGATAATTTCCCGCTGGTCTATTACCGCGACAACTGCGCCGATTCCAAATTGAATATCGACGATGTCGTGAGGGCGGATATCGCCGGCGCACGTTTGCTGGAAGTATCCGCCACCGCGCTGAACGTCGAACCGAGCCGGTCGGCGGCATTCTTCGCGGCGGAGCAAGCGCTTGAAAACGAAGTGCCGGTGCTGATCGACCTGGATTTCAGGGCCGATCAATGGCACGATCCGCGCGCCTACGGCGTCACGGCCCGCGCGTTCCTCAACTACTGCAGACTGGCAATCGGTACGGAAGAGGAAATTCTCGCGACCATGGTCAAAGACCCTTCACAGATAAAGATCACGAATCAGCAGATTTCCGCCCCCGAGATCACCGGAAGCATCGATGAAGCGATCAAGGCGATCCTCAAGAGCAGTGTCGAAGCCCTGGTGATCAAGCGCGGTGCGAAGGGTTCATCGGTCTTCCTTAAAGACGGTAGCGTTATTGATGTGCCGGGGTTCCGTGTCGATGTCGTGAACATTCTCGGAGCGGGAGACGCATTCGCGGCCGGCTTCATGTACGGTTTCCTGCACGGCTGGGATTGGTATCGATGCTGCAGGCTTGGTAATGCCTGCGGCGCTATCTTAGTGACGAAACACGGGTGCGCCAACTTTAATCCGACGTTCCAGGAAGCAACGGACTTTATAGAATCCAACGGAGGTTTCTAA
- the iolB gene encoding 5-deoxy-glucuronate isomerase: MKIDPKCKLLVHPDHGGSRGYHEIPAQTAGWNYLSFGARRMKKGERWEHGTGDDELCVVLLGGKFTLSSKWGKWSTEKGRANVFSGLPHAAYFPPETEFILEAASAEVDIAFGYTKGDAQFPGRLITPEDVQELGIEFRGGDNASRQINSILPPGSACHRLVCVEVYTPSGNWSSYPPHKHDVRTFDQKGALAEAQLEEVYFYKFDKPQGFAIQKIYTDDRSLNELAEPHSDDVVLVPKGYHPVSAAFGYNAYYLNFLAGTDQSLAKSDDPDHEWIYGTWKSMDPRIPLVTLGMNK, encoded by the coding sequence ATGAAAATTGATCCGAAGTGTAAATTGCTGGTTCATCCGGACCATGGAGGATCTCGCGGCTATCATGAAATTCCGGCACAAACAGCCGGCTGGAATTATCTGAGTTTCGGTGCTCGCCGGATGAAAAAGGGGGAGCGATGGGAGCACGGCACCGGTGACGACGAATTATGCGTGGTTCTGCTGGGTGGAAAGTTCACGCTCTCGTCAAAATGGGGGAAATGGAGCACCGAAAAGGGACGCGCAAATGTCTTCAGCGGACTTCCGCATGCCGCGTACTTCCCTCCTGAAACCGAATTCATCCTTGAAGCAGCAAGCGCCGAAGTCGACATCGCATTCGGTTATACAAAAGGGGATGCGCAGTTTCCTGGGCGACTCATAACGCCGGAGGATGTACAGGAGCTAGGCATTGAATTCCGCGGCGGGGACAATGCCTCCAGGCAAATCAATTCGATTCTCCCCCCCGGCTCGGCCTGCCATCGTCTGGTCTGTGTTGAAGTGTATACCCCTTCGGGAAACTGGAGCTCGTATCCTCCGCACAAACACGATGTCCGCACGTTTGACCAAAAAGGAGCTCTTGCGGAAGCCCAACTGGAGGAGGTCTACTTCTATAAATTCGACAAGCCTCAGGGATTTGCGATCCAAAAAATATACACGGATGACCGGAGTCTCAATGAACTGGCGGAGCCCCATTCGGACGACGTGGTTCTTGTGCCGAAAGGATACCATCCGGTTTCAGCCGCGTTTGGGTACAACGCGTACTATTTGAACTTTTTAGCCGGGACCGATCAGTCACTGGCTAAAAGCGACGACCCCGATCACGAATGGATTTACGGGACCTGGAAAAGCATGGATCCCCGGATACCTCTTGTCACCTTGGGGATGAATAAATGA
- a CDS encoding class II fructose-bisphosphate aldolase: MKRKTIELLREAYGKYGIAAFNVFNAEQIHGVFAGASQSARPVILQITPVAQGYMNEKFLEAMINAAHEVYGHVEFSVHLDHGNFESCNRAIETGFYDSVMIDASAEPFEKNIRITSQVVQRAHEAGIAVEAELGILGGKEDENTQGPEKGRYTNPDQAAEFVGRTNCDSLAVAVGTSHGAYKLEGEEGLNFSILERIQTLLPRYPLVLHGASGVPLDEISRINDAGGKLSSKARGITTEQLLEAVRHGITKVNVATDARLLWTRVHREFFKGSPELFDLVLPGRIYMEELRNFVRQKCESLILENHEN, encoded by the coding sequence GTGAAACGAAAGACAATAGAATTACTTCGTGAGGCTTACGGGAAATATGGAATAGCTGCTTTTAACGTTTTCAACGCTGAGCAGATTCACGGAGTTTTCGCAGGCGCTTCGCAGTCCGCCCGGCCGGTGATTCTTCAGATCACTCCGGTTGCTCAGGGTTACATGAACGAGAAATTCCTGGAGGCAATGATAAACGCGGCGCATGAGGTCTATGGTCATGTGGAGTTTTCCGTTCATCTGGACCACGGAAACTTCGAATCTTGCAATCGTGCGATCGAAACGGGATTCTACGATTCTGTCATGATCGATGCTTCGGCCGAACCTTTTGAAAAAAACATCCGGATAACTTCTCAGGTAGTACAGCGGGCACACGAGGCGGGAATTGCCGTCGAAGCCGAATTGGGGATATTGGGGGGCAAAGAAGATGAAAACACGCAAGGTCCGGAGAAAGGGAGGTACACCAACCCCGATCAGGCCGCGGAATTCGTCGGCCGGACCAACTGCGACAGTCTTGCGGTCGCTGTCGGGACGAGCCACGGCGCGTACAAGCTCGAAGGCGAGGAGGGGCTGAATTTTTCGATCCTCGAACGGATTCAGACGCTCCTTCCGCGGTACCCTCTCGTCCTGCACGGCGCCTCGGGAGTCCCGCTCGATGAAATCTCCCGCATCAACGATGCTGGAGGGAAATTGAGCTCCAAAGCGAGAGGAATTACCACTGAACAACTCTTAGAAGCCGTTCGGCACGGCATCACGAAGGTAAATGTTGCAACCGATGCGAGGCTTCTCTGGACGAGAGTTCACAGGGAATTTTTTAAAGGATCCCCCGAATTATTCGATCTTGTTTTGCCGGGAAGAATATACATGGAGGAATTGAGAAATTTCGTCAGACAGAAATGTGAATCATTAATTTTAGAAAACCATGAAAATTGA